From Canis aureus isolate CA01 chromosome 7, VMU_Caureus_v.1.0, whole genome shotgun sequence, a single genomic window includes:
- the NRM gene encoding nurim isoform X4 produces MAPALLLIPAALASFILAFGTGVEFVRFTSLRPLLGGAPEPGGPDARQGWLAAVQDRSILVPLAWDLGLLLLFVGQHSLMATEIVKAWMSRYFGVLQRSLYVACTALALQLVMRYWEPVPRGPVLWEARAEPWATWVPLLCFVLHVISWLLIFSILLVFDYAELMGLKQVYYHVLGLGEPLALKSPRALRLFSHLRHPVCVELLMVLWVVPTLGTDRLLLALLLTLYLGLAHGLDQQDLRYLRAQLQRKLHLLSRPQEGEAE; encoded by the exons ATGGCCCCAGCTCTGCTCCTGATCCCTGCTGCCCTTGCCTCATTCATCCTGGCCTTTGGCACCGGAGTGGAGTTCGTGCGCTTCACCTCTCTTCGGCCACTTCTCGGAGGGGCCCCGGAGCCTGGTGGTCCGG ATGCCCGCCAGGGATGGCTGGCTGCCGTGCAGGACCGCAGCATCCTTGTTCCCCTGGCTTGGGATCTGGGTCTCCTCCTATTATTTGTGGGGCAGCACAGCCTCATGGCAACTGAAATCGTGAAGGCATGGATGTCTCGATATTTTGGGGTCCTTCAGAGGTCACTGTATGTGGCATGCACTGCCCTGGCCTTGCAG TTGGTGATGCGGTACTGGGAACCTGTACCCAGAGGCCCTGTGTTGTGGGAGGCTCGGGCTGAACCatgggccacctgggtgcccctcctcTGCTTTGTGCTCCACGTCATATCCTGGCTTCTCATCTTCAGCATCCTTCTCGTCTTTGACTATGCCGAGCTCATGGGCCTCAAACAG GTGTACTACCATGTGCTGGGCCTGGGTGAGCCTCTGGCCCTGAAGTCTCCCCGGGCTCTGAGACTCTTCTCCCACTTGCGCCATCCAGTGTGTGTGGAGCTGCTGATGGTGCTGTGGGTGGTGCCCACCCTGGGCACTGACCGCCTCCTCCTTGCTCTCCTCCTTACCCTGTACCTGGGCCTGGCTCATGGGCTTGACCAGCAAGACCTCCGCTACCTCCGGGCCCAGTTACAAAGAAAACTGCACTTGCTCTCCCGGCCCCAGGAAGGTGAGGCCGAGTGA
- the NRM gene encoding nurim isoform X1, producing the protein MAPALLLIPAALASFILAFGTGVEFVRFTSLRPLLGGAPEPGGPGEPAGPRMSSGTGDARQGWLAAVQDRSILVPLAWDLGLLLLFVGQHSLMATEIVKAWMSRYFGVLQRSLYVACTALALQLVMRYWEPVPRGPVLWEARAEPWATWVPLLCFVLHVISWLLIFSILLVFDYAELMGLKQVYYHVLGLGEPLALKSPRALRLFSHLRHPVCVELLMVLWVVPTLGTDRLLLALLLTLYLGLAHGLDQQDLRYLRAQLQRKLHLLSRPQEGAGPGLCPLT; encoded by the exons ATGGCCCCAGCTCTGCTCCTGATCCCTGCTGCCCTTGCCTCATTCATCCTGGCCTTTGGCACCGGAGTGGAGTTCGTGCGCTTCACCTCTCTTCGGCCACTTCTCGGAGGGGCCCCGGAGCCTGGTGGTCCGGGTGAGCCCGCGGGACCGCGGATGAGCTCTGGGACGGGAG ATGCCCGCCAGGGATGGCTGGCTGCCGTGCAGGACCGCAGCATCCTTGTTCCCCTGGCTTGGGATCTGGGTCTCCTCCTATTATTTGTGGGGCAGCACAGCCTCATGGCAACTGAAATCGTGAAGGCATGGATGTCTCGATATTTTGGGGTCCTTCAGAGGTCACTGTATGTGGCATGCACTGCCCTGGCCTTGCAG TTGGTGATGCGGTACTGGGAACCTGTACCCAGAGGCCCTGTGTTGTGGGAGGCTCGGGCTGAACCatgggccacctgggtgcccctcctcTGCTTTGTGCTCCACGTCATATCCTGGCTTCTCATCTTCAGCATCCTTCTCGTCTTTGACTATGCCGAGCTCATGGGCCTCAAACAG GTGTACTACCATGTGCTGGGCCTGGGTGAGCCTCTGGCCCTGAAGTCTCCCCGGGCTCTGAGACTCTTCTCCCACTTGCGCCATCCAGTGTGTGTGGAGCTGCTGATGGTGCTGTGGGTGGTGCCCACCCTGGGCACTGACCGCCTCCTCCTTGCTCTCCTCCTTACCCTGTACCTGGGCCTGGCTCATGGGCTTGACCAGCAAGACCTCCGCTACCTCCGGGCCCAGTTACAAAGAAAACTGCACTTGCTCTCCCGGCCCCAGGAAG GcgctggccctgggctctgtcctCTAACCTGA
- the NRM gene encoding nurim isoform X3, translated as MAPALLLIPAALASFILAFGTGVEFVRFTSLRPLLGGAPEPGGPDARQGWLAAVQDRSILVPLAWDLGLLLLFVGQHSLMATEIVKAWMSRYFGVLQRSLYVACTALALQLVMRYWEPVPRGPVLWEARAEPWATWVPLLCFVLHVISWLLIFSILLVFDYAELMGLKQVYYHVLGLGEPLALKSPRALRLFSHLRHPVCVELLMVLWVVPTLGTDRLLLALLLTLYLGLAHGLDQQDLRYLRAQLQRKLHLLSRPQEGAGPGLCPLT; from the exons ATGGCCCCAGCTCTGCTCCTGATCCCTGCTGCCCTTGCCTCATTCATCCTGGCCTTTGGCACCGGAGTGGAGTTCGTGCGCTTCACCTCTCTTCGGCCACTTCTCGGAGGGGCCCCGGAGCCTGGTGGTCCGG ATGCCCGCCAGGGATGGCTGGCTGCCGTGCAGGACCGCAGCATCCTTGTTCCCCTGGCTTGGGATCTGGGTCTCCTCCTATTATTTGTGGGGCAGCACAGCCTCATGGCAACTGAAATCGTGAAGGCATGGATGTCTCGATATTTTGGGGTCCTTCAGAGGTCACTGTATGTGGCATGCACTGCCCTGGCCTTGCAG TTGGTGATGCGGTACTGGGAACCTGTACCCAGAGGCCCTGTGTTGTGGGAGGCTCGGGCTGAACCatgggccacctgggtgcccctcctcTGCTTTGTGCTCCACGTCATATCCTGGCTTCTCATCTTCAGCATCCTTCTCGTCTTTGACTATGCCGAGCTCATGGGCCTCAAACAG GTGTACTACCATGTGCTGGGCCTGGGTGAGCCTCTGGCCCTGAAGTCTCCCCGGGCTCTGAGACTCTTCTCCCACTTGCGCCATCCAGTGTGTGTGGAGCTGCTGATGGTGCTGTGGGTGGTGCCCACCCTGGGCACTGACCGCCTCCTCCTTGCTCTCCTCCTTACCCTGTACCTGGGCCTGGCTCATGGGCTTGACCAGCAAGACCTCCGCTACCTCCGGGCCCAGTTACAAAGAAAACTGCACTTGCTCTCCCGGCCCCAGGAAG GcgctggccctgggctctgtcctCTAACCTGA
- the NRM gene encoding nurim isoform X2, which translates to MAPALLLIPAALASFILAFGTGVEFVRFTSLRPLLGGAPEPGGPGEPAGPRMSSGTGDARQGWLAAVQDRSILVPLAWDLGLLLLFVGQHSLMATEIVKAWMSRYFGVLQRSLYVACTALALQLVMRYWEPVPRGPVLWEARAEPWATWVPLLCFVLHVISWLLIFSILLVFDYAELMGLKQVYYHVLGLGEPLALKSPRALRLFSHLRHPVCVELLMVLWVVPTLGTDRLLLALLLTLYLGLAHGLDQQDLRYLRAQLQRKLHLLSRPQEGEAE; encoded by the exons ATGGCCCCAGCTCTGCTCCTGATCCCTGCTGCCCTTGCCTCATTCATCCTGGCCTTTGGCACCGGAGTGGAGTTCGTGCGCTTCACCTCTCTTCGGCCACTTCTCGGAGGGGCCCCGGAGCCTGGTGGTCCGGGTGAGCCCGCGGGACCGCGGATGAGCTCTGGGACGGGAG ATGCCCGCCAGGGATGGCTGGCTGCCGTGCAGGACCGCAGCATCCTTGTTCCCCTGGCTTGGGATCTGGGTCTCCTCCTATTATTTGTGGGGCAGCACAGCCTCATGGCAACTGAAATCGTGAAGGCATGGATGTCTCGATATTTTGGGGTCCTTCAGAGGTCACTGTATGTGGCATGCACTGCCCTGGCCTTGCAG TTGGTGATGCGGTACTGGGAACCTGTACCCAGAGGCCCTGTGTTGTGGGAGGCTCGGGCTGAACCatgggccacctgggtgcccctcctcTGCTTTGTGCTCCACGTCATATCCTGGCTTCTCATCTTCAGCATCCTTCTCGTCTTTGACTATGCCGAGCTCATGGGCCTCAAACAG GTGTACTACCATGTGCTGGGCCTGGGTGAGCCTCTGGCCCTGAAGTCTCCCCGGGCTCTGAGACTCTTCTCCCACTTGCGCCATCCAGTGTGTGTGGAGCTGCTGATGGTGCTGTGGGTGGTGCCCACCCTGGGCACTGACCGCCTCCTCCTTGCTCTCCTCCTTACCCTGTACCTGGGCCTGGCTCATGGGCTTGACCAGCAAGACCTCCGCTACCTCCGGGCCCAGTTACAAAGAAAACTGCACTTGCTCTCCCGGCCCCAGGAAGGTGAGGCCGAGTGA